The sequence GGGTGGTTTATGTCAGCCCAATCTCCTCCAAAACGCTCCGTGGCGCCTCGGCctcctgcaggaaaaaaagaaaacgtccCTTGTTGTTAGCTTGTACATCAGTCACACGGTCTGTAGAACATAGGGCCCCTGCACACTATAATTATTAGTCACTGCAGGTCACTAAATGCCTAAAAATAACAGGAGACCTTTCCTATGAGTTGGACATTTTACAGGCCTGATCAGTGCTGCTGGTATCACAACAGTGCTGCATGCTTTGCTAAGAATAAATCACTGTGCACCGATTCTGTCGTCTGAAAATGACTTCAGCCCGGCAGCAATGCAAACCCTCAGGACAGCACTTGCTTTGGTGCACTGGCACAACATGGGGGCATTAATCAAGCACTGGGGGCTTAAAATAAACAGGTGATGGCATGTACTCATGGTCACGaggtgaaacagaaaaacaacatctggtTTGACGTGACTGAGCCTGAGAGAAattgattcttcatttaaaccAAGTCAGAAATgaaatttattatttattattaaatctaAGTCTCATAATTGATGAGTTGATGAAATGGCAGTAAAATTAATATCTTTGTAGCTTGGGCGGTTGGCTGAGCAGAACAAGTTGTTAAAAACACTTGCACTGAAACTTGTTATTGCATTTTTTCCCAACTATttccccttttccactggtcaataCCCTATAACATCTGGCTTTTCATTGGATATAATGAGCAATCACTCCCTAGTCTAATTACTCTAGACACAGGTCtagcagtgatggaaacgtgACACGAGAGCACAGCAAGTTTTtgatgtaaaaaatgaaaatggctGCTTTAAAAACCTTATCGCCGCTTATTGTGGTGGAAAAGAggaatgtttgacattttaccAACCAAAGTCTTAAATCAATAAATCGAGAAAATAATTGAAAGGTTagcagaaaggaaaaaataatcattagttgcCACTCTTCCCCAAGTGCTGTTGACCTGACACTATATCTGTTGATGAAGAACCGTGCGTacctcctgcagcaggtcgGCCTGCTCAATGGCCTTCAGCACGTTCTTCTTTGACGTCTCCTGGGCCTCTCCACCCAGCAGGAACTCATCCAGGATGAAGTAGGCCTTCTCAAAGTTGAAGATGATATCCAGCTCACACACCTTTTAGGTCAAAACAGGGCAGATGATCAGGTCTGTTTGTTTCCCCCTCCCCACATCACCAATAGGCGTATCACATGTGTGACACTCACACTGCCAAAGTAtttgtccagcagctccacgtATCTGTGGATGATTTCCAACGTGATCAGCTCGTTGTCCTGATCCTCGACAGCACAGCAGAAGTACAGGCTTGCATATCTGCAACAGTAAGAAAGCAACAGATTAACATTGGTGTTAATCTGAAAATCACTGTTCAGTCAGCTCTGCAAATGTTGAATGCAAGACCGAGAATTCAGCTGGTCTTCAAAGGAACTAAGTATTTGgtgatgaataaatattttaaatcagcATGTTAAAAAATTAGAATAAAATTAGAATTAGAATTTCATAACACACCAGAAGGTGAAAGCTAAATGCCAGCAAGCTCAGTGCCTGTCAAAACTCTCAGTGAATCACCACAGACACTGAAGTTACAAACCAAACATTAATACAGAAATTTCTGAAATACCAAACAAGAATTTTTATAACCCTAAATATTTGAAGGTTTAGCAAACTCAAAATCTACTTGCTACTTTTTTTTACCAGTGTTTCCAACTACATCTCATAGTCAAGTTTTATACTATATTACTGTATTGACTGTAGACCTGAGACAAGCAAAGCCAGGAACTGTAAGTCCCACGACCCAACGCTTCACCGTGTCTCATTCCTTTACCTCTTGTACACAATCTTGAGGTCCCTCCACTCCAAGAAGCTGCACATCTTGGGTTTCCTGGCCAGTATGGTCTGCACCAGGTCCCTGGagatcttcttcctctccttgtcGGACAGAGGCACGTACCATTTCTGTAGGCGCAGCTTTCCCTGCCTGCTGAACAGCAGCATGAACTGCAtctgaaggaaggaaggagggagggaggaagtcCAGCTCATTATCAATTCATGGTTGACTTGAAATGAGACAGATTAGATCACATGAGCTACATTCAGGGTATTTGACATGAAGACCTGATAGACAGAGAATTGAGCTACTTTTGGAAAATTCAATTGCAGTATTGACAGTGACAGAACTCTCCGcacctttttttcattttaatcttcATACACAggtcttttatttcctttttccttaTTTCCTGTATCAGAATTGTAAGTGCACCTATCTGGTTAAGTGGACTACCCAGAAATGGGTCAGGAGTGATGCTCGGTAGACAATGTATTTGGTTGAGAGGGATACAAATTCATTATAAACTAAAATATAAGAATGATCATGTTCACATCTCCATCTATTTTGTTCCATTATGTGTTGAATGAGCAAAACGTTCAAAAACAGCCTCCCACTAgcttaacattttgttttgacattacaaacaaggagaagatgaaggaaaCAGGTCCGTTTGTGCTGAGTTATTAACAAACatgttacatttatttcaatgtaCATAAAGTTTCAGTGCAGATAATGGACGATGGGGGGAAAA comes from Platichthys flesus chromosome 1, fPlaFle2.1, whole genome shotgun sequence and encodes:
- the ap1s2 gene encoding AP-1 complex subunit sigma-2 — its product is MQFMLLFSRQGKLRLQKWYVPLSDKERKKISRDLVQTILARKPKMCSFLEWRDLKIVYKRYASLYFCCAVEDQDNELITLEIIHRYVELLDKYFGSVCELDIIFNFEKAYFILDEFLLGGEAQETSKKNVLKAIEQADLLQEEAEAPRSVLEEIGLT